Proteins encoded by one window of Cyanobium sp. NS01:
- a CDS encoding valine--tRNA ligase yields the protein MAEATPAPDGALPKTYDPASTEARWQAAWEAAGAFHPDPEAPGEPFSVVIPPPNVTGSLHMGHGFETALIDTIVRFQRLQGRNVLCLPGTDHASIAVQSILEKQIKAEGGSKDDLGRDAFLERAWSWKAESGGTIVGQLRRLGYSVDWQRERFTLDQGLNKAVVEAFVRLHDQGLIYRGEYLVNWCPASGSAVSDLEVEMKELDGHLWHFRYPLSGGADHLVVATTRPETLLGDTGVAVHPDDPRYAALVGRTLTLPLVGRAIPIVADEHVDPAFGTGCVKVTPAHDPNDFAIGARHGLPLITVMAKDGTMNAAAGRFAGLDRFEARKAVVAAMEAEGFLVKVEPHRHSVPFSDRGKVPVEPLLSTQWFARAEPLAARCREALDGGAPRFVPQRWEKVYRDWLTDIRDWCISRQLWWGHRIPAWFVVSETGGVITEATPYVVARDDAEARRQAEDQFGAASRAAGRPLQLEQDPDVLDTWFSSGLWPFSTLGWPDESAADLATWYPTSVLVTGFDIIFFWVARMTMLAGAFTGRMPFRDVYIHGLVRDETNRKMSKSAGNGIDPLPLIERYGADALRFALVREVAGAGQDIRLDYDRASGSSATVEAARNFANKLWNATRFALLNLGGETPASLGEPDQAALSLADRWILSRLARVNRETAERYGSYGLGEAAKGLYEFAWNEVCDWTIELLKRRLNPRPAVEGEPLSAEALADQRVARQVLAKVLAELLVLLHPLMPHLSEDLWHGVSGEAEGRFLALQSWPAVNEAALDDGLEAQFAELIEAIRVVRNLRAVAGLKPSQSAPVVFLTGRPELAAVLRQATGDITALTRAASVEVRDPGTAAGDAAEAQAAGPQRCLAAVSGELQVLLPIEGLVDLAALRGRLEKDIAKAEKEIKGLAGRLANPNFAGKAPPEVVAECRANLAEAEAQAALARGRLEGLG from the coding sequence ATGGCTGAGGCCACCCCAGCTCCTGACGGCGCCCTGCCCAAGACCTACGACCCTGCCAGCACCGAAGCCCGCTGGCAGGCCGCCTGGGAAGCCGCCGGCGCCTTCCATCCCGATCCGGAGGCCCCGGGTGAGCCGTTTTCGGTGGTGATCCCGCCGCCGAACGTGACCGGCAGCCTGCACATGGGCCACGGCTTCGAGACGGCCCTGATCGACACGATCGTGCGCTTCCAGCGCCTGCAGGGCAGAAACGTGCTGTGCCTGCCCGGCACCGACCACGCCTCGATCGCGGTGCAGTCGATCCTGGAGAAGCAGATCAAGGCCGAAGGCGGCAGCAAGGACGATCTCGGCCGCGACGCCTTCCTGGAGCGGGCCTGGAGCTGGAAGGCCGAGAGCGGCGGCACGATCGTGGGCCAGCTGCGGCGCCTGGGCTACTCGGTGGATTGGCAGCGGGAGCGCTTCACCCTCGATCAGGGCCTGAACAAGGCGGTGGTGGAGGCCTTCGTGCGCCTGCACGACCAGGGCCTGATCTACCGGGGCGAATACCTGGTGAACTGGTGCCCGGCCTCGGGATCGGCGGTGAGCGATCTGGAGGTGGAGATGAAGGAGCTCGACGGCCACCTCTGGCACTTCCGCTACCCCCTCAGTGGCGGCGCCGACCATCTGGTGGTGGCCACCACCCGCCCCGAAACGCTGCTGGGCGACACCGGCGTGGCCGTGCACCCCGACGACCCCCGCTACGCCGCCCTGGTGGGCCGCACGCTCACCCTGCCCCTGGTGGGCCGCGCGATCCCGATCGTGGCCGATGAGCACGTCGATCCGGCCTTCGGCACCGGCTGCGTCAAGGTGACCCCCGCCCACGACCCCAACGACTTCGCCATCGGCGCCCGCCACGGCCTGCCCCTGATCACGGTGATGGCCAAGGACGGCACGATGAACGCCGCCGCCGGCCGCTTCGCCGGGCTGGATCGCTTCGAGGCGCGCAAGGCGGTGGTGGCGGCGATGGAGGCCGAGGGCTTCCTGGTGAAGGTGGAGCCCCACCGCCACAGCGTTCCCTTTTCCGATCGCGGCAAGGTGCCGGTGGAGCCGCTGCTCTCCACCCAGTGGTTTGCCAGGGCCGAGCCCCTGGCGGCCCGCTGCCGCGAGGCCCTCGATGGCGGCGCCCCCCGCTTCGTGCCACAGCGCTGGGAGAAGGTGTACCGCGACTGGCTCACCGACATCCGCGACTGGTGCATCAGCCGCCAGCTCTGGTGGGGCCACCGCATCCCCGCCTGGTTCGTGGTGAGTGAAACCGGCGGCGTGATCACCGAGGCCACGCCCTATGTGGTGGCCCGCGATGACGCCGAAGCGCGCCGCCAAGCCGAGGACCAGTTCGGTGCGGCGTCGCGGGCCGCCGGGCGGCCGTTGCAGTTGGAGCAGGACCCCGACGTGCTCGACACCTGGTTCTCCAGCGGCCTCTGGCCCTTCTCCACCCTGGGCTGGCCCGATGAGAGCGCCGCCGATCTGGCCACCTGGTATCCCACCAGCGTGCTGGTGACCGGCTTCGACATCATCTTTTTCTGGGTGGCGCGGATGACGATGCTGGCCGGCGCCTTCACCGGCCGCATGCCCTTCCGGGACGTGTACATCCACGGCCTGGTGCGGGATGAGACCAACCGCAAGATGAGCAAATCAGCGGGCAACGGCATCGACCCGCTGCCCCTGATCGAGCGCTACGGCGCCGATGCCCTGCGCTTCGCCCTGGTGCGAGAGGTGGCCGGAGCCGGCCAGGACATCCGCCTCGACTACGACCGCGCCAGTGGCAGCTCAGCCACGGTGGAGGCGGCCCGCAACTTCGCCAACAAGCTCTGGAACGCCACCCGCTTCGCCCTGCTCAACCTGGGCGGTGAAACCCCGGCCAGCCTCGGCGAGCCCGATCAGGCCGCGTTAAGCCTCGCCGACCGCTGGATCCTCTCGCGCCTGGCCAGGGTGAACCGCGAAACCGCCGAGCGCTACGGCAGCTACGGCCTGGGCGAAGCGGCCAAGGGGCTCTACGAGTTCGCCTGGAATGAGGTGTGCGACTGGACGATCGAGCTGCTCAAACGCCGCCTCAATCCCCGGCCCGCCGTTGAAGGGGAGCCCCTCAGCGCCGAAGCGCTGGCCGACCAGCGGGTCGCCCGCCAGGTGCTCGCCAAGGTGCTCGCCGAACTGCTGGTGCTGCTGCACCCGCTGATGCCGCACCTGAGCGAAGATCTCTGGCACGGGGTCAGCGGCGAAGCGGAAGGCCGCTTCCTGGCCCTGCAGAGCTGGCCCGCCGTGAACGAAGCCGCCCTCGATGACGGCCTCGAGGCCCAGTTCGCCGAGCTGATCGAGGCGATCCGGGTGGTGCGCAACCTGCGCGCCGTGGCGGGGCTCAAGCCCTCCCAGAGCGCTCCGGTGGTGTTCCTCACCGGCCGGCCGGAGCTGGCGGCGGTGCTGCGCCAGGCCACCGGCGACATCACCGCCCTCACCCGCGCCGCCTCGGTGGAGGTGCGCGATCCGGGCACCGCGGCAGGCGATGCAGCTGAAGCCCAGGCGGCGGGGCCCCAGCGCTGCCTGGCGGCCGTGAGCGGGGAACTCCAGGTGCTGCTGCCGATCGAGGGCCTGGTGGACCTGGCCGCCCTGCGCGGCCGCCTGGAAAAGGACATCGCCAAGGCCGAGAAGGAGATCAAGGGCCTGGCCGGTCGCCTCGCCAACCCCAACTTCGCCGGCAAGGCGCCGCCTGAGGTGGTGGCCGAGTGCCGCGCCAACCTGGCCGAGGCCGAAGCCCAGGCCGCGCTGGCGCGGGGACGGCTGGAGGGCTTGGGCTGA
- a CDS encoding nucleotidyltransferase family protein: MASAVAQPFQPPAIPWRQRRTLQPLVDLGPGLDPHLCGLALARLCAEPDVQAVLAFGSRARGHAHADSDLDLAVIVRQPQLTPTEKASCWHRFRERIGLLGVGVDLVVAGSTDAERLSGSRWHVFGDIAREGRVLHVAG; the protein is encoded by the coding sequence ATGGCAAGCGCCGTTGCCCAGCCCTTTCAGCCGCCGGCGATCCCGTGGCGGCAGAGGCGGACGCTGCAGCCGCTGGTGGATCTGGGTCCGGGCTTGGATCCGCACCTCTGCGGCCTGGCCCTGGCGCGGCTTTGCGCGGAACCGGATGTGCAGGCCGTGCTGGCCTTCGGGTCGCGGGCACGGGGCCACGCCCATGCCGATTCCGACCTGGATCTGGCCGTGATCGTTCGCCAGCCCCAGCTCACACCGACCGAGAAGGCCTCCTGCTGGCACCGGTTCCGGGAGCGGATCGGCCTGCTGGGGGTGGGGGTGGACCTGGTGGTGGCCGGCAGCACCGACGCTGAGCGACTGAGCGGCTCCCGCTGGCATGTGTTCGGGGATATTGCCCGGGAGGGGAGGGTGCTGCATGTCGCCGGCTGA
- a CDS encoding HEPN domain-containing protein, whose protein sequence is MSPAEDARLLLAIVRRHLRSLRFGLDPAYPEEDWGFTAQQALEKLLKAWIVLADRQPPRAHDLADLAVLAQQPLEGVLLALQVFAVEARYEEGPFPLPAPRQDLLALLEVELGRCEQTVEGLG, encoded by the coding sequence ATGTCGCCGGCTGAAGACGCGCGGCTGCTGCTGGCGATCGTGCGCCGGCATCTGCGCAGCCTGCGCTTCGGCCTGGATCCCGCCTACCCAGAAGAGGACTGGGGCTTCACGGCGCAGCAGGCCCTTGAGAAGCTCCTGAAGGCCTGGATCGTGCTGGCCGATCGCCAGCCGCCAAGAGCGCACGATCTGGCTGATCTGGCGGTGCTGGCGCAACAGCCCCTGGAGGGAGTGCTGCTGGCGCTGCAGGTGTTTGCGGTGGAGGCCCGCTATGAGGAGGGACCCTTTCCCCTGCCGGCTCCGCGACAGGACCTGCTGGCTTTGCTGGAGGTGGAGCTGGGTCGTTGCGAGCAGACAGTTGAGGGGTTGGGCTGA
- a CDS encoding 2OG-Fe(II) oxygenase: MTLIATYTNPGYSALADAVMAFFERRSDLQRPGVAFGPEAGPEAAPAKVSTDISLVAIDPSDPEAFALAEVILRGVTAGLNQYLRERPLLRQCCPEQALFVNPIFNLQRYAPGEAFHAWHCDWTLSEEDTEPNRRVLAWILYCNSLPEGGTEFHWQGHHEQAEAGKLLLFPAGLSHIHRGRVSHDHSKTIATGWINAGTLEAYVARLAAK, translated from the coding sequence ATGACCCTGATCGCCACCTACACCAACCCCGGCTACAGCGCCCTGGCCGATGCGGTGATGGCCTTCTTCGAGCGGCGCAGCGACCTGCAACGCCCCGGGGTGGCCTTCGGGCCGGAGGCTGGGCCCGAGGCCGCGCCCGCCAAGGTGTCCACCGACATCAGCCTGGTGGCGATCGACCCCAGCGATCCGGAGGCCTTCGCCCTGGCCGAGGTGATCCTGCGGGGGGTGACGGCCGGCCTCAACCAATACCTGAGGGAGCGGCCGCTGCTGCGCCAGTGCTGCCCGGAGCAGGCCCTGTTCGTGAACCCGATCTTCAACCTGCAGCGCTACGCCCCGGGCGAGGCCTTCCACGCCTGGCACTGCGACTGGACCCTCAGCGAGGAGGACACCGAGCCGAACCGACGTGTGCTGGCCTGGATCCTCTACTGCAACAGCCTGCCCGAGGGGGGCACCGAGTTCCACTGGCAGGGCCACCACGAGCAGGCCGAGGCGGGCAAGCTGCTGCTCTTCCCCGCTGGGCTCTCCCACATCCACCGCGGCCGGGTGAGCCACGACCACAGCAAAACGATCGCCACCGGCTGGATCAATGCCGGCACCCTGGAGGCCTACGTGGCTCGTCTGGCGGCGAAGTGA
- a CDS encoding protein phosphatase: protein MPEPAAQPPRQSAPEATRGRLAAFAIGELVRQHRSSFAPLWSTESWVKLLIWLALNCGCSGDEAGLRTFRACLDPALSRRLRQQFFTRELELLQLQVVADPAEGAALVLPLAPGGAPVDLQRAAAAVAAAGLEAQLVADRGRWSSLEGAVAIPWQLPSPAATP, encoded by the coding sequence ATGCCCGAACCCGCTGCCCAGCCCCCTCGCCAAAGCGCTCCTGAGGCGACCCGGGGCCGGCTTGCCGCGTTCGCCATCGGCGAGCTGGTGCGCCAGCACCGCAGCAGCTTTGCGCCGCTCTGGAGCACTGAGAGCTGGGTGAAACTGCTGATCTGGCTGGCACTCAACTGCGGCTGCAGTGGCGACGAGGCCGGGCTGCGGACCTTTCGGGCCTGCCTCGATCCGGCCCTGAGCCGCCGCCTGCGGCAGCAGTTCTTCACGCGGGAGCTGGAGCTCCTTCAGCTGCAGGTGGTGGCCGATCCCGCCGAGGGGGCGGCGCTGGTGCTGCCGCTGGCCCCCGGCGGCGCCCCCGTTGATCTGCAGCGGGCGGCGGCGGCCGTGGCCGCTGCGGGCCTGGAGGCCCAGCTGGTGGCCGATCGCGGGCGCTGGAGCAGCCTGGAGGGCGCGGTGGCCATTCCCTGGCAGCTGCCATCGCCCGCCGCCACGCCATGA
- a CDS encoding extracellular solute-binding protein produces MPAALPPRRPRTTLRRRTVSLACCATALLPLLSGCVPGLEEGQGPSRGTILYIAVGLETVPDLATELERQKQMRTQLRQLQTSFRDVQPGVHLELMVFNNERFVREIERRTRSGLAPDLMLVDGITAERLYERQLTTPISDPNPARGLLKPEVIPYVQAGPRQWFAVPVGLQPQLACFDRSRLPQSPGTMTALLEASSRGHTFGLDLDIINLTWTLGSLGALRSIAQVRSGAPVDPEQIGPIQTWLGWLRNADLQQRITLVGSQGELVEGLRMGRFDWIPCHSRDASQLRLSLGAKLGLAPLPSGPGGQATPISIVRVWAFGRNSSPNQHKAAQALVRFSLNPPVQRAFTIRTQGLLPVSRAATLPTASSANLAALIAAQAEASAAQELTESLIALRTERKPLNRILTRFRYGELNPPEAARALIAAMRRLPHE; encoded by the coding sequence GTGCCTGCTGCCCTGCCTCCCCGCCGCCCGCGAACGACGCTGCGCCGCCGCACGGTTTCCCTGGCCTGCTGCGCCACCGCGCTCCTGCCCCTGCTGAGCGGATGCGTCCCAGGCCTGGAGGAGGGGCAGGGCCCTTCCCGGGGCACCATCCTCTACATCGCCGTCGGCCTCGAAACGGTGCCGGATCTCGCCACCGAGCTCGAGCGGCAGAAGCAGATGCGCACCCAGCTGAGGCAGCTGCAGACATCGTTCCGCGATGTGCAGCCCGGGGTGCACCTCGAGCTGATGGTCTTCAACAACGAGCGCTTCGTACGGGAAATCGAGCGGCGCACCCGCAGCGGCCTGGCCCCCGACCTGATGCTGGTGGACGGCATCACCGCCGAGCGTCTGTACGAGCGGCAGCTCACCACACCGATCAGCGATCCCAACCCTGCCAGGGGTCTGCTGAAGCCTGAGGTGATCCCCTACGTGCAGGCGGGTCCACGCCAGTGGTTCGCCGTGCCTGTGGGCCTGCAGCCCCAGCTCGCCTGCTTCGACCGGAGCCGGCTGCCCCAGTCCCCCGGGACGATGACGGCCCTGCTGGAGGCGAGCAGCCGGGGCCACACCTTCGGCCTGGACCTCGACATCATCAATCTCACCTGGACGCTGGGAAGCCTGGGGGCGTTGCGAAGCATTGCCCAGGTGAGAAGCGGCGCGCCGGTGGATCCTGAGCAGATCGGCCCGATCCAGACCTGGCTGGGCTGGCTGCGGAACGCCGATCTCCAGCAGCGCATCACCCTGGTGGGATCCCAGGGCGAGCTGGTGGAAGGCCTGCGCATGGGCCGGTTCGACTGGATCCCCTGCCACAGCCGGGACGCCTCCCAGCTGCGCCTCAGCCTGGGGGCCAAGCTTGGCCTGGCTCCGCTTCCTTCCGGCCCCGGCGGCCAGGCCACGCCCATCTCGATCGTGCGGGTGTGGGCCTTCGGGAGAAACTCCAGCCCCAACCAGCACAAGGCGGCCCAGGCCCTGGTGCGCTTCAGCCTGAATCCACCGGTGCAGCGCGCTTTCACGATCCGGACTCAGGGGCTGCTGCCGGTGAGCCGCGCCGCGACCCTGCCGACCGCCAGCTCCGCCAATCTCGCCGCCCTGATCGCGGCCCAGGCCGAGGCCAGCGCCGCCCAGGAGCTCACCGAGTCCCTGATCGCCCTGCGCACCGAGCGCAAACCCCTGAACCGGATCCTGACCCGATTCCGCTACGGGGAGCTCAACCCTCCCGAGGCCGCCCGGGCCCTGATTGCGGCGATGCGCCGCCTGCCCCATGAATGA
- a CDS encoding mechanosensitive ion channel family protein → MNELLLQTAGWVGYLGRPDVLLQLLGVGLGVAGYKVIGRRLKGHPKVLRIRRSALLGSLALFALLLGLLGRPYLLLTVSLLLIAGWFGLSLLRLRLRHRIPARQLHQLDTGLLRPLFLLVAFLVVVELVDSPRNLALIKVGSWFGADVTAGQLFVALLVLYVLLMGSGPPTQGVARLVQRLVGISDTGRRALALVLQYSIVALGIIWTLDHVGFNRTGILAVAGGLSVGLGFGIKEVFSNFISGLWLLFEGSVRPGDILFIDGDPCEVRSLGLRAAVLWRDRDNAELVIPNQTFFTTTTTTYTGTDHLRRGQVLVGAAYRHDPVAVMAVLEATAQQVPGVLADPPPRDWCWPTAIPRSTTPCASGWRIP, encoded by the coding sequence ATGAATGAGCTCCTGCTCCAGACCGCCGGATGGGTGGGCTATCTCGGCCGCCCGGACGTGCTGCTGCAGCTGCTGGGGGTGGGCCTGGGGGTGGCGGGCTACAAGGTGATCGGCCGCCGGCTCAAGGGCCACCCGAAGGTGCTGCGGATCCGGCGGTCGGCGCTGCTCGGCAGCCTGGCCCTGTTCGCTCTGCTGCTGGGCCTGCTGGGCAGGCCCTATCTCCTGCTCACGGTGAGCCTGCTGCTGATCGCTGGCTGGTTCGGTCTTTCCCTGCTGCGCCTGCGGCTGCGGCACCGGATCCCTGCCCGCCAGCTGCACCAGCTCGACACCGGGCTGCTGCGGCCGCTCTTCCTGCTGGTGGCCTTCCTGGTGGTGGTGGAGCTGGTGGATTCACCGCGCAACCTGGCCCTGATCAAGGTGGGCTCCTGGTTCGGAGCCGACGTGACCGCCGGCCAGCTGTTCGTGGCCCTGCTGGTGCTCTATGTGCTGCTGATGGGCTCAGGGCCTCCCACCCAGGGGGTGGCCCGCCTGGTGCAGCGCCTGGTGGGCATCAGCGACACCGGCCGGCGCGCCCTGGCCCTGGTGCTGCAGTACTCGATCGTGGCGCTGGGCATCATCTGGACCCTCGATCATGTGGGCTTCAACCGCACCGGGATCCTGGCGGTGGCCGGGGGCCTGTCCGTGGGTCTGGGGTTCGGGATCAAGGAGGTGTTCTCCAACTTCATCAGCGGCCTCTGGCTGCTGTTCGAGGGTTCGGTGCGGCCGGGCGACATCCTGTTCATCGACGGCGACCCCTGCGAGGTGCGCAGCCTCGGCCTGCGGGCCGCCGTGCTCTGGCGCGACCGCGACAACGCCGAGCTGGTGATCCCCAACCAGACCTTCTTCACCACCACCACCACCACCTACACCGGCACCGACCATCTCCGCCGCGGCCAGGTGCTCGTGGGTGCGGCCTACCGCCACGACCCCGTGGCGGTGATGGCCGTGCTGGAAGCCACGGCCCAGCAGGTGCCTGGGGTTCTCGCCGATCCCCCCCCAAGGGACTGGTGCTGGCCTACGGCGATTCCTCGATCAACTACGCCCTGCGCTTCTGGATGGAGGATCCCCTGA
- a CDS encoding SGNH/GDSL hydrolase family protein, with translation MTSSLVLLGDSLVDTGNTTALARLVGQDPFADRIYNRGGNRKASDGPVLAEQIARRLGARLSSTTRVNLLSLPLQRLAGGFDSSTQLWNFAYAGANSGLRGSRRAALARFPLGLRSQARVVAANAPRRANVDALIVAGSNDLLDLVDRPGRVLRALRSAGRRDDRRLSRQQARRIVANTRRAVDTISGNPSRGGFAIDEVVILGLAPLSQTPAVKGVAAGLQPALGRGLRRFVDQTARRVNRQLARRYNAPRRDDGVEVIDGFQVWNSVASPRFLDDVHPTARTAGKLADAVVDRIARSADLSSYGFSA, from the coding sequence ATGACCTCCTCTCTGGTGCTTCTGGGGGACAGCCTGGTGGATACGGGCAACACCACCGCCCTGGCCAGGCTGGTGGGGCAGGATCCCTTCGCGGACCGCATCTACAACCGTGGCGGTAACCGCAAGGCCTCCGATGGCCCGGTGCTGGCTGAGCAGATTGCCCGCCGCCTCGGGGCCAGGCTGAGCTCCACCACCCGGGTCAACCTGCTCAGCCTGCCCCTGCAGCGCCTGGCCGGTGGCTTCGACAGCAGCACCCAGCTCTGGAACTTCGCCTATGCGGGCGCCAACTCCGGCCTGAGGGGCTCCCGCCGGGCCGCCCTGGCCCGCTTCCCGCTCGGGCTCCGCTCCCAGGCTCGGGTGGTGGCGGCCAATGCGCCGCGCCGCGCCAATGTCGATGCCCTGATCGTGGCGGGCAGCAACGACCTGCTGGATCTGGTCGATCGCCCCGGCCGGGTGTTGCGGGCGCTGCGCAGTGCGGGCCGCCGGGATGACCGGCGCTTGAGCCGCCAGCAGGCCCGCCGGATCGTGGCCAACACCCGCCGGGCCGTGGACACGATCAGCGGCAACCCCAGCAGGGGCGGCTTCGCCATCGATGAGGTGGTGATTCTGGGGCTGGCGCCCCTGAGCCAGACCCCCGCGGTGAAAGGGGTGGCCGCCGGGTTGCAACCCGCCCTGGGCCGGGGCCTGCGCCGCTTCGTCGACCAGACGGCCCGGCGGGTCAACCGCCAGCTCGCGCGCCGCTACAACGCCCCCCGCCGCGACGATGGGGTGGAGGTGATCGATGGCTTCCAGGTGTGGAACAGCGTGGCCTCACCCAGGTTTCTCGATGACGTGCACCCCACGGCACGCACTGCTGGAAAGCTGGCCGACGCCGTGGTGGATCGGATTGCCCGCTCAGCTGACCTCAGCAGCTATGGCTTTTCGGCCTGA
- a CDS encoding cation-translocating P-type ATPase, with product MPPTAPSAGQPPELLDQAHSTAAAELIDALGSDPVRGLRGAEAAQRLQRWGPNQLSQRRGRPGWLRFLGQFHDPLLYTLLAVGAVKLLLGEVSEAWVIWSVTVINAVIGDVQENRAETAIAALARSVRTSVEVVRGGQPARLASEQLVPGDLVQLEAGSKVPADLRLLTVQQLQVDESALTGESMPVRKATTPVEPRAPLAERHGMAYAGSLVTAGRACGLVVATGNATEVGHISRSLADQTSLSTPLTRQFRGFTHTLLQLVLALAGVTFLVGLARGRAAAEMFDGAVALAVGAIPEELPAIVTITLAIGVNRMARRNAIIRKLPAVEALGSTTVICSDKTGTLTQNRMTVQQIHAGGERWPLDQLAGSEHNLALRDTLLAGMLCNDARPSQHEGLVGDPTETALLQAAAVAGLDRQGCLQRQPRLDVIPFASEHQFMATLHGDGRILVKGSLEAVLARCDRQLSAAGEPQPLDGAAISAAVAAMAGAGQRVLAFASGQAALHQRQLRPQQCSGGLVFLGLQGMLDPPRPQARAAVQACQQAGITVKMITGDHRDTARWVATQLGLGRGGAVRAIEGRALEDCPPEQLGQLAQQSDVFARVAPAQKLALVQALQAGGAVVAMTGDGVNDAPALKQADIGIAMGEGGTEVAREAADMLLTDDNFATIEAAVEEGRAVYLNLRKALAFVLPVNGGASMTILLGALLGLQLPVTALQVLWLNMVCSLSLSVPLAFEPQPPHLMSQPPRPPGEPLLSGRLVRRVLLVSAFYWLLIFGVFLQVSRSGASLELARTMAIQALVLAQVVYLICLSQASRGGWRQWRRVPVLVGGISLALLLQLLFSQWSWMNRFFATAPLSGSQWLLCGLAMLAMLPVAWIGERLDPTAGFSG from the coding sequence GTGCCGCCAACTGCTCCCTCGGCCGGTCAGCCCCCCGAGCTGCTCGATCAGGCCCACAGCACCGCCGCTGCAGAGCTGATCGACGCCCTCGGCAGCGACCCGGTGCGGGGGCTGAGGGGCGCGGAGGCGGCGCAACGGCTGCAGCGCTGGGGCCCGAACCAGCTCAGCCAGCGGCGCGGCAGGCCCGGCTGGCTGCGCTTCCTCGGCCAGTTCCACGATCCCCTGCTCTACACCCTGCTGGCGGTGGGGGCCGTGAAGCTGCTGCTGGGCGAGGTGAGCGAAGCCTGGGTGATCTGGAGCGTCACGGTGATCAACGCCGTGATCGGCGATGTGCAGGAAAATCGCGCCGAGACGGCCATCGCGGCCCTGGCCCGCTCGGTGCGCACCAGCGTCGAGGTGGTGCGCGGTGGGCAGCCCGCCCGGCTGGCCTCCGAACAGCTGGTGCCGGGGGATCTGGTGCAGCTGGAGGCCGGCAGCAAGGTGCCCGCCGACCTGCGGCTGTTGACGGTGCAGCAGCTGCAGGTGGATGAATCGGCGCTCACGGGTGAGTCGATGCCCGTGCGCAAGGCCACGACGCCGGTGGAGCCGCGGGCGCCTCTGGCGGAGCGCCACGGCATGGCCTACGCGGGCAGCCTGGTGACGGCCGGCCGGGCCTGCGGCCTGGTGGTGGCCACCGGCAACGCCACCGAGGTGGGCCACATCTCCCGTTCCCTGGCCGACCAGACCAGCCTCAGCACTCCCCTCACCCGCCAGTTCCGGGGCTTCACCCACACCCTGCTGCAGCTGGTGCTGGCCCTGGCGGGAGTCACCTTTCTGGTGGGGCTGGCCCGGGGCCGGGCCGCCGCCGAGATGTTCGATGGCGCCGTGGCCCTCGCCGTGGGCGCCATCCCGGAGGAACTGCCGGCGATCGTCACCATCACCCTGGCGATCGGCGTGAACCGCATGGCCCGCCGCAACGCCATCATCCGCAAGCTGCCGGCCGTCGAGGCCCTGGGCAGCACCACGGTGATCTGCTCCGACAAAACGGGCACCCTCACCCAGAACCGCATGACGGTGCAGCAGATCCATGCCGGCGGGGAGCGCTGGCCGCTTGATCAGTTGGCGGGAAGCGAGCACAACCTGGCCCTGCGCGACACCCTGCTGGCCGGGATGCTCTGCAACGACGCCCGGCCCAGCCAGCATGAGGGCCTGGTGGGGGACCCCACCGAGACAGCCCTGCTGCAGGCGGCCGCCGTGGCCGGTCTGGATCGGCAGGGCTGCCTGCAGCGCCAGCCTCGCCTGGACGTGATTCCCTTCGCCTCGGAACACCAGTTCATGGCCACCCTGCATGGCGATGGGCGCATCCTGGTGAAGGGCTCGCTGGAGGCGGTGCTGGCCCGCTGCGACAGGCAGCTCTCGGCAGCGGGCGAGCCCCAGCCCCTCGATGGCGCGGCCATCAGCGCCGCCGTGGCCGCCATGGCCGGCGCCGGGCAGCGGGTGCTGGCCTTCGCCTCCGGGCAGGCCGCCCTCCACCAGCGGCAGCTGCGCCCGCAGCAGTGCAGCGGCGGCCTGGTGTTCCTGGGTCTGCAGGGCATGCTCGACCCACCACGTCCGCAGGCGCGCGCCGCCGTGCAGGCCTGCCAGCAGGCCGGCATCACCGTGAAGATGATCACCGGCGACCACCGCGACACCGCCCGCTGGGTGGCCACGCAGCTGGGGCTGGGCCGGGGTGGCGCCGTGCGGGCCATCGAGGGCCGCGCCCTGGAGGACTGTCCCCCCGAACAGCTGGGTCAGCTGGCGCAGCAGAGCGATGTGTTCGCCCGGGTGGCGCCGGCCCAGAAGCTGGCCCTGGTGCAGGCGCTGCAGGCCGGCGGCGCCGTGGTGGCGATGACCGGCGATGGCGTCAACGACGCGCCGGCCCTCAAGCAGGCCGACATCGGCATCGCCATGGGCGAAGGCGGCACCGAAGTGGCCCGCGAAGCCGCCGACATGCTGCTCACCGACGACAACTTCGCCACGATCGAAGCGGCTGTGGAAGAGGGCCGGGCCGTGTACCTGAACCTGCGCAAGGCGCTCGCCTTCGTGCTGCCGGTGAATGGCGGTGCCTCGATGACCATCCTGCTGGGGGCGCTGCTCGGCCTGCAGCTGCCGGTCACAGCGCTGCAGGTGCTGTGGCTGAACATGGTGTGCTCGCTCAGCCTGTCGGTGCCCCTGGCCTTCGAGCCCCAGCCGCCGCACCTGATGAGCCAGCCGCCGCGGCCGCCCGGCGAGCCCCTGCTCAGCGGCCGTCTGGTGCGCCGGGTGCTGCTGGTGTCCGCCTTCTACTGGCTGCTGATCTTCGGGGTGTTTCTGCAGGTGTCCAGGTCTGGGGCCAGCCTGGAGCTGGCGCGCACGATGGCGATTCAGGCCCTGGTGCTGGCCCAGGTGGTGTATCTGATCTGTCTGAGCCAGGCCAGCCGTGGCGGCTGGCGCCAGTGGCGGCGGGTGCCGGTGCTGGTGGGCGGCATCAGCCTGGCTCTGCTGCTGCAGCTGCTGTTCAGCCAGTGGAGCTGGATGAACCGCTTCTTTGCCACCGCGCCCCTCAGCGGCAGCCAATGGCTGCTGTGCGGCCTGGCGATGCTGGCCATGCTGCCGGTGGCCTGGATCGGGGAGCGGCTCGACCCCACAGCGGGCTTCAGCGGCTGA